DNA sequence from the Uloborus diversus isolate 005 chromosome 1, Udiv.v.3.1, whole genome shotgun sequence genome:
TTGGTAATCGCGATTACATAAACGATGGTACGTTAAATATAATAGCTCATCAGATAGATATAGGAGAAACTTTCGTAATGGACACATCATGATTTAATTTTAGTATTGCTCGAAGTAGTTAGCCGAGACACTAAATTTGATTacattgtaagaaaaataattgtttcagTAGGTCTGCATAGTGTTTTGTGTATTTCCTGAGAATAACTGTATTCAGCTAGCATGACCATAACTCGTTTTTGTTATGCCCATAACTAAATGTATCCATAACTGGTCCAATCGGggtatttcagtttatttttaaaaaatagatataaatcatagttgaaaataaatgatagtTTCACAGTTATAAAAGTGAAGTTCATAAGTTTTTTCCCCTGAAGAACTGCAACATCATAATTCAACAACAATccaacttaaaaaagaaatatttgaattttgacatcttgaattcaaattatgtttttcgcaatcacgagtgtgtgtatgtatgcgtgtgtgtttgtgtgtgggggtatgtgtctttgtgtgtggggttatgtgtgtttgtgtgtgggggtatgtgtgtttgtgtgtagggggtatgtgtgtttgtgtctgtgtgctggcataagtgtgtgggtagttgtgtgtatgaatgtgtgtgtggggggtatgtgtatgtgtgtaggcatatgtgtgtgtttgtgtatgtgtgtgtgtgtgtgtgtgcgtgcgtgtgtgtgtaggacatggatgcaacccggagacggctttcgctataggagcagcatcgtgaggatccggtcaaCGGTGATGGTGCGGTGGGTGGCGgtgggtggcggtgggaaaataaaatgataggacatcaaatcagtcaagtgagaacaataagcaatcgtgattgctcaaaaaaaaaactttaccgtGCTGATAACAAGTCGTTTATACTACATTGAATTTGTCATCGTGATTACAATATAAGATTGTACGTTAATGATTTTCTAAACTCAATTACAATTGCCTCAAAATTTAGTGGTTTTAATTTCAGTTATGACTACTGCGTATTTGGTTACCTTAGCTATAGTTTGCTCATAATTACAGAATCGAATTGAATTGCGGTGATTAAGCATACGAAAACTCAATTACTGCTAATAATATGAATACAACTTTATACTGAGAGATATATATGTACTGACTGCACAATAtgagcattttgatttttttcaaaaggttaaAAGAACGTTCAGGTTTATTTTTTCtagctttgtgtgtgtgtgtgtgtgtgtgtgtgttttcgttTTTCTTTATAACCTTTTAAGCATATTATCCGAAATGCattcaaaaaaatatcataaatgctGCTAAAAAttaagaagtatttttttattagctatttttaaattttaagaggtatgtaaaatataataaaatttttgtaattaatatctgtGAAAGAAGTAACAATAATAAGCCTTTACGACAGATTTTATTATGATCAGTGCGGTATAACATACAATGTAACACATCATGTAGTACAATGACACAAATACTAAAAATATTACTTCCACAAAACAACAATGAAACAAATATCTTGGAAGTTTTCGGTTTTCTTCATCAAGTATAGAGCCCCATGTACACACTTGCTGCTGAAAACCTTAAACTTTCTCAGCAAACATTAAGATTCAAAAATATGAATCGAGTTGagtgcttaaaaatataaaacccaagtcataattaatagtttaattcaGAATTAAATTACTGAGTTGCATgtgattactttttcttttatagaTTCCGTCTAATATTTAATCTGTAGAGACTGGAATTGAGAGCATTAAAATCAAAATCATAATgcaaaaaaatagcatttaaaacaaaatggatCAATTCATACAACTTGAGATACAAAACACCAAACTGATATATCAGTTATGTGCCCAACGAAGACATTTTTCTAGTTGAACTAGagcatgatgcattttttttagttatttcccATTTTAACATAGATGGAACTTTTTCCGCAAGAGAAATATGCACCTGAAAGTTTCTACTTCCCGAAATTCAAATGCATTTAAAGGTATAAAgctttccatttttattttcttaaagtgTATATAAAGGGATAGCCTTaataaataatcatattttattttttaaagtactttttaacATGACAACAGttcgtgaaattttttaaaatgccttttCTGTTTAAATTATAACATTTTGAAAGGGAAAGAAAAGGTTTATTCTTTAACTTAACAATTTCGAACCTTTTTTTATGATGAAACAAAACcatttaatttatttctctttctGAAGAAAGTTAAACGTATGCTTATTCGTtcaatttttagaattcaaacAAAAACTCATTTGTGAGTGTAAGATAACTTTACGGATTATATTAATCTAAAATGCAGTTTGGgagaatgtaatttaaaaaaactaagcatatattttttagaaaacccATATATTTATTTCAGGGCATTAACATAACGATTATTCCACGCCTAACACAGTATTGAACATTAGGTAATGGGGGATATATAAGCTTTACATATAAGAGGATACGATAATTAGACCTTTGTGACTGACTATTGTACTGCTCAAGCACCACTAGGTAATCATCTGAATGCATCATCATCTGTTAGAAATTATTATGCATCGTTACTCAATGTGAACTGTTGCGTGCTTTAGATTATTTTGTATGCATGGTCAGTTTATTTAAGAATGCACTCACGCAATATGCAAATGTGTGAAAATGTTCGCCATTATGGTTTTCAAGATTGCGGTGATTAGTTTTTGAAACAGCAGAAATGTCATTAAACCATCCTGTTCAATGACTAAAAAAGCATATCAGCAAAATGTCGAATAACGTTGATGATTTTTTTGTTGCAACAAACAGTGTTGAGAAAATTCCCAAAGTAAACCATGACGCgtctttcttatttttacaaatatataatattcaatttagaaatatattcTGACTGTTAttgtttggtttttttaaaaaatatatttcgtttGATATAGTAAAATATTACTTAGTAAAAGATTTTGTATGTACACATTTTATTAGTTAAATATGCTGATTAAAAATACCTTTACTGTTTATAGTTTATACATATCTTATTTGAgactatttattttataatattattcATCCAAGAATAACAGAATACTTGTCCCCATAATAGTTCTTTTAGATGTCTCTGAAATAGAGAAATCATAATGACAAGCTATCGGAGCAAGTTaatattaatgtatatttatcaattagctaaaattagaaatttaacgTCAATATTAGCAAATCAATTTCAGTAAAAAGCACGTTCTTTAATCATAAAACGAATGTTTTAATGACATAAGATAAATTGTCTGGTAAAAAACATACAGTAAAACGCTCGTGTGCACACTGAAAAAGTCAAAAACTCTGATGTTTTGAACCGACGTGGCTTGTTAAGGTTTAACTAGTTCATTGTGTGAAGCCATTTCAGCAAGTTTTCCTACATAGTCATTGATATTTGAGAAATCAGTTCGATTATTCGGATTAGCAGTACAAAACGCGCTCAGTTGCCACGTAATTCTTCATCCTATTGTTCAAATGTTCTTCAAGAAATATCATCCGACACTAATCAGTGTCCGACttagtgataaaattaaaaagggtGCAATATTTAAGATATTAGTCTTAGATGTGCAATCCGTACTGGtcaccaaaaataaaatttatctttcatcaatttttctttcctttgtggactaattttctcttcttttcagaTCACAAAGAGAGgagaaaatgcataaatattttaacttatattttacaGAATGTCGTTTGATACCTTTGTGGTTTTAGTGGCACAAGTTCCCAAGTCACGCTCTGTCTTTTCAAAATTACTTCTTCTTGCCCGATTATTTCGTGGATTGCAGGATATAACTTTCCGGAACGCTTTCCGGAAATTGTCTGACAAGAAAGCATATAAAATTGGATTGACACACGAATTCATGTAAGCCAAGATATGGGACGTAATCTGTATAACAATATTAGTAGGATTTAGCTCATAAGCACTCACACTTTTTAACACTAATACAATTTGTATCGGACACCAACAAAATGCAAAGATGACTACAACTACTACAACCATTCTAGTGACTCTTTTCTTGGATTTAACAGCCTCGGCACTGACTCTTCCTCCTGGTGCAACACCAAACCACAATCTCTTGAGCATAAGCATGTACAGAACAAATATGCACCCCAGTGGTATTATGTAAGATGATAGAAAGAAACATATTTGAAACGCGGCATAATTGTATCCATTTACAGCCAAGAAGACGCATACTGAATATTCAGTGTAGGCAAACATGTAAGTTAGCTCTCCGTGACTTTGCAGTGCTGGTATGCAACAAAGAAAGATGACAACCCACATCAGTCCAATGGCAATGTAAGCGTTTCGTTCAGTCCTGATTGACATTGAAGTTACCGGATGAACAACAGCAAGAAATCTGTCCAGAGACATCAATACAAGGGTATAGATGCTGGCATACGCACACACGATGACCAGGTATTGGACAACTCTGCACCAGGCGTCTCCAAAAGGCCAGTAGGGTAGCGCATAGTCCCACGCTGTAAACGGAACGCAAAATACTATGAAGAGCAAATCTGCCATAGCTAAGTTGATGATCAATAAATTTGTTGTAGACCTCATCTGGGGATTGCACGTAACCACGATGACCACCAACGCATTCCCAAAAAGACCAATGATTACGATGAGTCCGAAAAGTATCGGGACTACGATGCTGAGTATGTGTTCCATTGCAAATGCGTCACTGTAATCATGTCTACCGTAGTCATAAGATTCACTGACATTCACACAGTCACCTATCATGCTTCCATTTAAAAAGGGGTCACTACAGTTTATGTATGTACCTTGATGCAGACTTTGATTTGCCCTGCGCAGTATATTTCCAATGTCTTCGAATTCCGGTAAAGGTGGTGACTCTTGTATTTCTGTTTCCATGTCTAAATACTGATGCTGGTTCATATGTCAAATTCAAAATGTATGCAGCATGTAACGACCTtatttttttgtatcatttttctcatatttattCATACGAAGTAGTTTAGCTCTGTGGTAGCGGAGCACTGAAGATTTTACTTTCTTGGAAACATTTTTCCCattaaattatttacaataatttaaaatttttaattataatagcAAAGTTGTAATTATTTTTGCTGGTAAACCATTAAGGAAAATGTTTGTAAAAGCTATAGAATATTGCAGAAGCTTGTAAATTTTcgttgttaaatatttatttccttctGACATAATCTCAACTATGAATTTTTTTGCCAGATGAAAATGCTTACAAGCATTTTAAACTACATACACTTTAATACATAACTGTAAGTTAtgcattattatatttattaattcaagAAATTTGACACAAATGGGAAACAATAGTTCTAAGTAAATCACTGTAACAATATCATGTTCCCTTATGCATTGGAGTTATAGCTTGGAGATATATTGTAAATCAATAGTCTACATATGCTTCTTCCTTTCACTTCAAAGAAAGTTGCTTTTCAAAGTCAACAAGAAGAGACCTGGAAATACAGAGAAGACAAAAGTTTAAGAAACATGATAAATATGAttgcttgataaaaaaaaaccacttttttattattttaaaaatgtgttagaCAATTATTGTAAATGTTTCAATGAATAACCATTCATATacaatgataaaaattttctgtCGCCAAACcgttttcaatacattttatgtGTTAAAATGCTCTACATTAAAAGTTTCTACTTGCTTCCATTATTCCAAAAGTTTAATGAGCTTAGAAACTTGACATCTAACTTAAATAAAGGCCTCCAGTGCTGAAATTTGAGTAAATTTAAATGGGATTTGGAATGatacttcaatatttattttaactatcatTAACATTCGAAAAACTCATGCAGCTGCTTTCAAAGTAGTTCATTAAACACTTTTTTTgtccctgtgtgtgtgtgtgtactttgaGCTTAGAAGCAAAATCGCAAAGATAATAATACGCTTATAAAATGCACAAATATTCGTTTATAAAAATGGTGGATTCAACACTAAtagtaggaaaatgttggaattagacgcttttttcgcgcctttttttcagcagaaaccaaataagcgattttgtacagtaaagataacgtacaatagatgacaaaaatgcaaaaaaaaaatgaaaaatggaaaatttgcagttactgccctttacttgcacacggcagaatgGACGTCCATTTTTGC
Encoded proteins:
- the LOC129218355 gene encoding allatostatin-A receptor-like; the encoded protein is MNQHQYLDMETEIQESPPLPEFEDIGNILRRANQSLHQGTYINCSDPFLNGSMIGDCVNVSESYDYGRHDYSDAFAMEHILSIVVPILFGLIVIIGLFGNALVVIVVTCNPQMRSTTNLLIINLAMADLLFIVFCVPFTAWDYALPYWPFGDAWCRVVQYLVIVCAYASIYTLVLMSLDRFLAVVHPVTSMSIRTERNAYIAIGLMWVVIFLCCIPALQSHGELTYMFAYTEYSVCVFLAVNGYNYAAFQICFFLSSYIIPLGCIFVLYMLMLKRLWFGVAPGGRVSAEAVKSKKRVTRMVVVVVVIFAFCWCPIQIVLVLKSVSAYELNPTNIVIQITSHILAYMNSCVNPILYAFLSDNFRKAFRKVISCNPRNNRARRSNFEKTERDLGTCATKTTKVSNDIL